Within the Gimesia sp. genome, the region AGCTGGTTTCGGTGACTTCGATCGGGTCGCCCCAGTCGACTTCTGCGCCTTTGGTGCCCAGCAGCATGAACAGGTTGCCTTTTTTGCCGGGACGATGGCGATTGATGGTGATTTTATCGCCGACTTTGAGTTTGTCCTTGTCTGACTGGCGGATGATCTCTTTGACTTCGAAGACGGTTTTACCCGCTTTTTCGAGGTCCCCTTTCTCGGCTTCGATCCATTGGACCAGCACGGCGACGTCCGACTGAGACAGTTGCTCGGTCAGGGTCAGCGAGGGAGCGGAGCAGAAGGGACAGGCCTGGGCCACAGGTACCTGGGCCAGCAGGATCAGTCCGCAGAGCAATCCCATGACGGTGCGTTGTTTCAGGATGCGATGTTGAAAGAAGTTTCTCAGACGATTCATGAGCCAGACCTCGTGGCGTTAGTTAACAATTTTGTAAAACGTGTTTTGTTTCCGTAAGCATTTATTATTGATCGATGACGATGGCGTCGTCAATCAAGTAGATCCGCTCCAGTTCTCCGTCGATGGTTTCAGCCTTGATGTGGAAGACGCCGACCACGTCGAAGGGGCGGTTCAGAATGTAGTCAGTTGTGACGCCGTCCTTGAGGAGCACGGGGAACAGGTCGTAGATTTTCGGGTTCTTGCCGAAGCAACAGATCTGGTTATCCCGCGCGAGGAGGAAATACTCATTGCCGGTCTGCTGGAACGGGGGATACATGAAACCGCGAATACGAATTCGTTTGCCGTTCAGATCCTTCAACCACTGAGGCATCAGCTCGGGGGCTTCGGGAGTGACGGGTTCCATATTCATGACTTTGAGCAGGTCGATGTCATCGTAGCTGACCTGCAGGGCATCATTGGGCGCGACGTGTCGGAATGATTTGTTTTTGACCAGAATCTTGACTTCCCGTGGTTCCTTTTTCGCCGTCTGCTGCTGTTCTTCTTCCGGAGTGAGTGCCCGGAGGCTCGGATCGGGACGCTGCGCGATCAGGGGGAGGAAGTCGTCGGTGGCATCGACGGCGGCGGTGGTTTCCGTGGGGGCCGGTTTGGCTTTGGTCCCGTTCTCCAGCGGCATCGGTTCAGCCGATTTGACTGCGGAGGTCTGGGTGATGGTTTCCGGTTCGGGTTCTACCGGCTCCGATTGCTCTGGAACCGTTGCGGCGACCTGTTCCGGCTGCTTCACAGCCGCGTCTTTCTGCTCGGGCGATTTGGCATCAATCTGTTCGCTGTACTGACGGTACTCGGTCTGGTCTGATGAATTGCAGCCGACTCCCCAGAAGGTGAGGCTGCAGAGGGTGAGGATTATCAGACTGACTGGTGAGTATCGGGTGGGATTGTGGTGGGCCTGCACGTGATCAAACTCCTGATGATCGGGTGGTTGCACCAACTTCTGGATAAAGTTGATAATGGCTCAGACTGTGAATCAACCTGAGCCATTCAAATTCGTAACGTGGTAATGAACGCGTTGGTCTGGGTCTCCGGTGTTTTCAGGCGGGTGTCTCTGTGTGGTTGTCTGGTCGATTATCTGTAGGAAGTACGAGCCTGTTCGAAGTGGGTCCCCTTCAGCTGGTAGACCGGACGTAATTCACCGGCCTGGGTCGGGGCTTCTGCGACGAATTCACCGGCAACGGAAACGAGACCGGAATAGAAGTCGGCTCGATTCTTACCCTGCATTTCGACCAGGATCATATCTTTTACGTCGGGCTGGCCGCCGAAGCAGCACTGGCCGTTATCTTTAACCAGAATGAAAGACTGCAGGTCTTCGGTCTGGCGTGTGGGGTACATGTAGCCTTTGACGAAGACTTTCTGCTTGTCCATTTTGAGTACGTCGGGATTGACGCTGGTCACGCCATCCTTCTGGACGAATTCTTTGGTTGAAATGTCGGTCGCGAAGTTGATGCGCTGGTAGCCTTCGGGAACTTCGTGTGCATAGACGAAGGACTGATAGCTGATGCCGGTGACCAGGAAGAAGGTCGACAGCATGAGACCGGAACGGGCTACCATTTTGCCGCCCAGTTCACCGCCTGCCCGGCGGATATTGAACATACTGATCAGCGAGACCACGATACCGAACACGGCCACACCCAGTCCGATGATCCCGAACAGGGCGATAAAGGAGAGCAGTCCCAGTACCAGGCCCACGACAGCAGTCGGGGGAACCGGCTTGTAGGAAAACTCATCCTGACCTTCGAAGGAACTTTGCAGCGAGTGATTGGAGCCATCAAGAACTTGCGACATCTTGCAAGGCCTTTCAAAATTCAGCAGAAATAAACAGGGAATACAGTTAATTATCGCAGAATCACAGGTTGCCCGGCCAGAACAACTGGCTGATGTTCAGAACGGGGTCTGGATTTTTTACTATCATATCAGGGAGGGGGGATGAGAACATCCCTGAAATCATCCAGAACCGGTCAGAAAATTCTGAAGTTCCGGGTAAAGTGAGCCTGGCTCTTTAGATCCCTTGCTGAGCGACAGGCAGAATGCTCCCTGACACCAGTCCTTTATAATAGTATATACGGAATGGAATGGATTTCCGTTGAATTTTTATCAATCTTAATTTAAAGCGGGTCCCGTCAGGAAAACATGCATCGCAAGTGCCTATTTCAAAACGGTTTATGGCGAAACGCTTGTTGCTGTTCCCTTATCGTAAAACCACCGAATAGGAGACCGGTTCAAGCGGACGATCAGGTATCACTCAAAGTGCTGGCGACGTCGGTGCGGTAGGCGGTCATCGCGGGGATGAAGCCGACCAGTGAGGCCAGGACGACCAATACCGGCAGCAGGATCAGTTCGACTGAGCTGAAAGCGAACGGATTGATCAGCAGTCCGCTGCGGGCCTCGATGATCGGGGCGGCGGCGAAGACCAGGCCGTGTCCGAGCAGGATACCCAGGATGCCTCCCCCCAGGCAGAGCAGAACGGACTCGCTGAGAATGATGGTGAAGACTGCGGTGCGGCCGGCACCCAGGGCCCGCATGATGGCGATCTCCCGTTTGCGGTCGGCCATTGAGTTGTAGATGCTGACAAAAATACTGACGCCGGAGACGACGATGATCAGGCTCGTCAGAATGATGAGCATCGTGCGTACGTTGCCTACGATGTTGATCATCAGCCAGCTGATCTGCTGAATTGGATTGACAGCCTGGGCCTTGTTACCTTCTTTGAGTTCGGACTGCAGTTTGATGGTGGAAAAGCCGCGGAGGCGATCGCCTTTCATCTGGACCAGAATCGCAGTAACCTCTTTCTGCGCGTCGGGAACTTCGTGCCCGTGATCGTGTCCATGGTCATGACCGCTGTGATCATGATGATCGTGGCCGGCGTTTTCCTTGAGGATTTTCTGCAGTTCGGCTTCGTCGATTTTTTCACCGAAGAATTCGGCTTCGCGGCGGAGTGCTTCTTCCAGCGGTTTTTCGTGACCGGATACCTGGTAGAACCCGCGCAGATTGACGAAGACGGTGCGGTCGTTCGGCGTGCCCGTTGGTGCGAGGATGCCGACGATCTTGAATTTTTCATCGTGGACGTGACCACTCTCCGCGGAGCCGTGAATCAACTGGAATTCATCTCCCATTTTCCAGTTGTTTTGTTTCGCGACGGCAGAACCTATGACGGCATCCCAGGTGCCGGGCAGGAACTTGCCATCCTTATTAATGCGGAAGTGCCGCCCCGGGATGTACTCCAGAGCGAAGTAACGCGGTATGGTGCCGACAATTGGAAAGCCGCCTTCCTCGGTGACATCGCCGATCGCGAAGGGGATGGCTTCTTCGATACGGGGATCTTTTTTCAGTTCTTCGTAGTAGCGGTAGGGGAGATTCTCAATCGGGGCACCGACGCGGAAGACGGTATTCAACACCAGCTGCAGCGGGCTGCCCTTGGGGCCGATGATGAGGTCGTAGCCGCTGGCGGTCTGGTTGAACATCTTGTCGATGACGCCGTTGATGACCAGAACGGAGATCATCAGCGTCACACCCAGGGCCACGCTGAGGGCCGTCAGTGCAGAGGCGAGGCGACGTTGTTTGATGCTTTTCCAGGCGATGGTCAGTGTATTCATAATGAGAATCTACTTTGTAGTCGGTTCGCTGAGAAGAAAATAAGAAACGAAAAACCAGGACGAATCAGACCTGTGCGTGGACCTTGTTGAAGTCGGTCAGCGTTTCAACCCGTTCAAACTGGCTGGCAACTTCCTGGGAGTGGGTGACCAGCAGCATGGCGATCTGGTGCTGAGTGCAGGCTTCGCGGAGCAGTTTGAGGATGGTTTCCTGGTTGGCGACATCGACGTTCGCCGTCGGTTCGTCGGCCAAAAGTAGTTTGGGTTGATTGGCCAGGGCCCGCGCGACGGCGACCCTTTGCTGTTCCCCGACGGACATCTGTTTGGGGCGGTGATGCAGGCGATGCTCGAGTCCCACGAGGGCCAGCAGTTCTTTCGCCCGGTCGCGGCTCGCTTTTTTTCGTGAGAAGCTCATGCCGAGCAGGACGTTTTCCAGGGCTGAGAACGCGGGGAGCAGATTAAAGGTCTGGAAGACGAAGCCGATGCGTTCGGCGCGAAAGCGGTCACGAACGACTTCAGGCATGGAGGCGATTTCGGTTCCGGCGATGGTGACTTTTCCACTGTCGGCGGTGGTGATGCCGGAAATGACGTTGAGCAGTGTCGATTTCCCCGAGCCACTCTCGCCGATGAGAACAACCTGTTCCTGTTCTTTGACTTCAAAGCGTTCGATATCCAGGATGGGGAGTGTCGAGCCATCCGGTTCACGGTAGCTCTTTTTGACATTTTCCAATAGCAGGGACATGCTGACCTCGTCTGGTGGGAATCTGGCAACGCCGCAAACCGTGGTGCCGGCGTCAGGCCGTATTGTTTGTTTTTGCAAATGTTATGCAATTAGCCGGGTGTTGCCTAGGGTTGTTCTGTCAAATCTTCCTGATTCCTGCGGAACACAGGGAACCGCGGGTCGGATCTTAAACAATTATTAATATATGACTTACGTCTCCCCGGTGGCAAGCCGGTTTTCACAGAATCGCCGTAGGCTTAATCTTGTGGATTTGCTATAGTCCCGACTCTCTGATTTTAACCGAAGCGTATCCGTATTGTGAATCAAGGATGATGGCAAGATGCGAAGTCGTAACCGGGGTCGATGGATTACTCCTTTTCGTTTCATCATGGTAACTGGACTGGGAATTCTGGGGGCGGTGGCCTGGAAAATGGATCTGCTGCCTTTCCAGGTGAGTAGTGCTCCCACAGGCGCGCTGCACGAACAGGAGACTGCAGGCAAGTCGTCCGGCAAGACGACTGCGCAGCCGGAAGAATACAAAGAGCCGGTCCTGGAAGAAGCCACGATTCTGGCACAGTCCGAACCGCCTGCGGAGGAACTCTCAGACGGAGATGACAACCAGCGTCTGTTCCGCAGAAGCGAAGTGGAGATGCCCCGGGTTTACACGCGTACGTTGAACGGGGCGATCGTGGAAGCGGAGACCTCCGTCGATCCGCTGTTCGCGGAAACCGAGCCTCCGGCCCAATTCAAAGGGGCCGCTCGTCCTGTTGAACCACTGCCCGAACCGACGGCTGCCATGCCTGAGCCCAACGCACCCGCGAAGCTGAATCCCCCCGAGGGGATCAAGCGGGCCAGCAATCCAGTGATCAAAACCGCCAAGCATGCCAGCTTTAAAGAAGAGATTGGTGGTGAAGCCGCCAAACAGGCCGTACCCGATCTGATTGCCATTGATGAACTGATTTCACAACGGAAAATCATCGAGGCTCACAAGCGACTGTCCAAAATTTACTGGGATCAGCCTGAAGTCTATCCGGTCATTAAATCGCGTATTGAAGAGACGGCGCGGATGATCTATTTCGCACCGCAGCCGCATTTCATGAAGCCTTACGAGATCGAACCCGGCGACCAGCTGCGGAAAGTCGCGCAGCAGTACGGCATTACCTGGGAATACCTGGCGAAGCTGAACCAGATCGATCCCAAACGGATCCGTCCCGGTCAGAAGCTCAAGGTCATCAAAGGGCCCTTACATGTGTTCGTTGATTTGAGCGACTTCACACTCACGGTGCATTCGCACGGTTACTT harbors:
- a CDS encoding ABC transporter permease; the protein is MNTLTIAWKSIKQRRLASALTALSVALGVTLMISVLVINGVIDKMFNQTASGYDLIIGPKGSPLQLVLNTVFRVGAPIENLPYRYYEELKKDPRIEEAIPFAIGDVTEEGGFPIVGTIPRYFALEYIPGRHFRINKDGKFLPGTWDAVIGSAVAKQNNWKMGDEFQLIHGSAESGHVHDEKFKIVGILAPTGTPNDRTVFVNLRGFYQVSGHEKPLEEALRREAEFFGEKIDEAELQKILKENAGHDHHDHSGHDHGHDHGHEVPDAQKEVTAILVQMKGDRLRGFSTIKLQSELKEGNKAQAVNPIQQISWLMINIVGNVRTMLIILTSLIIVVSGVSIFVSIYNSMADRKREIAIMRALGAGRTAVFTIILSESVLLCLGGGILGILLGHGLVFAAAPIIEARSGLLINPFAFSSVELILLPVLVVLASLVGFIPAMTAYRTDVASTLSDT
- a CDS encoding ABC transporter ATP-binding protein gives rise to the protein MSLLLENVKKSYREPDGSTLPILDIERFEVKEQEQVVLIGESGSGKSTLLNVISGITTADSGKVTIAGTEIASMPEVVRDRFRAERIGFVFQTFNLLPAFSALENVLLGMSFSRKKASRDRAKELLALVGLEHRLHHRPKQMSVGEQQRVAVARALANQPKLLLADEPTANVDVANQETILKLLREACTQHQIAMLLVTHSQEVASQFERVETLTDFNKVHAQV
- a CDS encoding L,D-transpeptidase family protein → MRSRNRGRWITPFRFIMVTGLGILGAVAWKMDLLPFQVSSAPTGALHEQETAGKSSGKTTAQPEEYKEPVLEEATILAQSEPPAEELSDGDDNQRLFRRSEVEMPRVYTRTLNGAIVEAETSVDPLFAETEPPAQFKGAARPVEPLPEPTAAMPEPNAPAKLNPPEGIKRASNPVIKTAKHASFKEEIGGEAAKQAVPDLIAIDELISQRKIIEAHKRLSKIYWDQPEVYPVIKSRIEETARMIYFAPQPHFMKPYEIEPGDQLRKVAQQYGITWEYLAKLNQIDPKRIRPGQKLKVIKGPLHVFVDLSDFTLTVHSHGYFVKRYTIGTGKDHSTPTGKFVVKDKLVDPTYYGPDGVIANDDPTNPLGERWIDIGDSYGIHGTIDPSSIGKAESKGCVRMQNDDVAEVYDLLGVGSEVVIRP